Proteins encoded by one window of Pelecanus crispus isolate bPelCri1 chromosome 8, bPelCri1.pri, whole genome shotgun sequence:
- the PCDH1 gene encoding LOW QUALITY PROTEIN: protocadherin-1 (The sequence of the model RefSeq protein was modified relative to this genomic sequence to represent the inferred CDS: deleted 1 base in 1 codon): MQTSLDQRARGRHGAQRRPHPTPLQGRMKPLASCLGLWLLFQLPALVSGTRVVYKVQEEQPPNTLIGSLASDYGFPDVGHLYKLEVGAPYLRVDGKTGDIYTTETSIDRESLRDCQHTLPGQPCFLEFEVSITDLILSNSPRLLEGQIEVLDINDNTPNFASPVLTLSIPENTNIGTLFPIPLAMDRDSGPNGVASYELTAGPEAQELFGLQVAEDQDEKQPQLIVMGNLDREQWDSYDLTIKVQDGGNPPRASSALLRITILDVNDNAPKFEKALYEAELSENSPVGHSVLQVKANDSDQGANAEIDYSFHQASDMVRRLLRLDRTTGLITVQGPIDREDINILKFSVMAKDKGANPKSARTQVVVTIKDMNDNAPSIEIRGIGLVTHQDGMANISEDVPVETAVALVQVSDRDEGENAVVTCVVAGDVPFQLRQASETGSDSKKKYFLQTTTPLDYESVKEYTIEIVAVDSGNPPLSSTNSLKVQVVDVNDNAPVFSQSFTEVAFPENNEPDDLVMEVSASDADSGSNAKLVYSLVTDPSSKGSFTIDPDSGEIRVKAVLDREQRERYEFLVVAADKGSPSLKGTASVAINVMDRNDNDPKFMLSGYNFSVMENMPPLSPVGMVTVIDADKGENARIQLSVEQDNGDFVIQNGTGTILSSISFDREQQSTYTFRLKAVDGGDPPRSAYVGVTINVLDENDNAPFITSPSNATYKHILPHTSPGQQVSKVKAEDIDSGVNAELTYSITGGNPFELFQISPHSGDITLEKEILRKHHGLHRLVVRVNDKGKPSRHGTALVHFYVNETLANRTLLDTLVGHSLDTPLDIDIAGDPEYERSKQRSNILFGVIAGIVAVTLVIVLVILVRYCRQREAKSGYQAGKKETKDLYAPKQASKSSKSKSKVKKSKSPKPPKPTEDEEETGLQKSLKFNLMNDSVSDSPRIHLPLNYPPGSPDLGRHYRSNSPLPSIQLQPQSPSASKKHQVVQDLPATNTFVGTGDSNSTGSEQYSDYSYRTNPQKYTNKQVGELILRPAAAPPLHQGAIWTEVWE, encoded by the exons CTCCCCTGCAGGGCAGGATGAAACCGCTGGCATCCTGCCTGGGCCTGTGGCTCCTCTTCCAGCTACCTGCCCTGGTCTCTGGGACGCGTGTGGTCTACAAAGTGCAGGAGGAACAACCCCCCAACACTCTCATAGGGAGCCTGGCCTCTGACTATGGCTTCCCGGACGTAGGGCACCTCTACAAGCTGGAAGTGGGGGCCCCGTACCTACGTGTGGATGGCAAGACTGGGGACATCTACACCACAGAGACCTCCATCGACCGGGAGAGCTTGCGTGACTGCCAGCACACTCTGCCCGGACAGCCCTGCTTCCTGGAGTTTGAAGTGTCCATCACTGACCTGATCTTGAGCAACAGCCCACGCTTGCTCGAGGGGCAGATAGAGGTGCTCGATATCAATGACAACACCCCCAACTTTGCCTCGCCCGTTCTTACCCTCTCCATCCCTGAAAACACCAACATTGGGACactcttccccatccccctggcCATGGACCGGGACTCAGGCCCCAACGGTGTTGCCTCCTATGAGCTGACGGCTGGTCCGGAGGCGCAGGAGCTCTTTGGGCTGCAGGTGGCGGAGGATCAGGATGAGAAGCAGCCACAGCTGATCGTCATGGGGAACCTGGACCGGGAGCAGTGGGACTCCTATGATCTGACCATCAAGGTGCAGGATGGAGGCAATCCACCACGGGCAAGCAGCGCCCTGCTTCGCATCACCATCCTGGACGTGAATGACAACGCACCCAAGTTTGAGAAGGCCTTGTACGAGGCAGAACTCTCCGAAAACAGCCCTGTGGGGCACTCCGTCCTCCAG GTGAAAGCCAATGACTCAGACCAGGGCGCCAATGCTGAAATTGATTACTCCTTCCACCAAGCCTCGGACATGGTGCGCCGTCTGCTGCGCCTGGACCGCACCACAGGGCTTATCACCGTGCAGGGGCCCATCGACCGTGAGGACATCAACATCCTCAAGTTCTCCGTCATGGCCAAGGACAAGGGGGCCAACCCCAAGAGCGCCCGCACGCAGGTGGTGGTCACCATCAAGGACATGAATGACAATGCACCCTCCATAGAGATACGGGGCATTGGGCTTGTCACCCACCAGGATGGCATGGCGAACATCTCGGAGGACGTGCCAGTAGAGACAGCAGTGGCTCTGGTGCAGGTGTCCGACCGAGATGAGGGTGAAAATGCTGTGGTCACCTGCGTGGTGGCTGGTGATGTCCCATTCCAGCTGCGGCAGGCTAGTGAAACAGGGAGTGACAGCAAGAAGAAATACTTCCTGCAGACCACCACACCACTGGACTACGAGTCGGTAAAGGAGTACACGATTGAGATTGTGGCAGTGGACTCAGGAAACCCACCCCTCTCCAGCACCAACTCTTTGAAGGTGCAGGTGGTGGATGTGAATGACAATGCGCCTGTCTTCAGCCAGAGCTTCACTGAGGTAGCCTTCCCTGAGAACAATGAACCCGACGACCTGGTGATGGAGGTGAGCGCCAGCGATGCTGACAGTGGCTCCAATGCCAAGCTGGTTTACTCCCTGGTGACGGATCCCTCCTCCAAGGGCTCCTTCACCATTGACCCCGACTCTGGGGAGATCCGGGTGAAGGCGGTGCTGGACCGAGAGCAGCGGGAGCGCTACGAGTTCTTGGTGGTGGCGGCAGACAAGGGAAGCCCCAGCCTCAAGGGCACAGCATCTGTGGCCATCAACGTCATGGACAGGAATGACAATGACCCCAAGTTCATGCTGAGTGGCTACAACTTCTCAGTGATGGAGAACATGCCGCCCCTCAGCCCTGTGGGCATGGTGACAGTGATCGATGCTGACAAAGGAGAAAACGCCCGTATCCAGCTGTCGGTGGAGCAAGACAATGGAGATTTTGTCATCCAGAATGGCACTGGCACCATCCTCTCCAGCATCTCTTTTGACCGGGAGCAGCAGAGCACGTACACTTTCCGACTCAAGGCGGTGGACGGTGGGGATCCTCCCAGGTCTGCCTACGTGGGGGTGACCATCAATGTCTTGGATGAGAATGATAACGCCCCCTTCATCACTTCACCCTCCAATGCCACCTACAAACACATCCTGCCTCACACCAGCCCTGGACAGCAGGTTAGCAAGGTCAAGGCAGAAGACATTGACTCTGGTGTCAATGCAGAGCTGACCTACAGCATCACAGGAGGCAATCCCTTTGAGCTCTTCCAGATCTCCCCGCACAGTGGAGACATAACCCTGGAGAAGGAGATCCTGCGCAAGCACCATGGCCTGCACCGCTTGGTAGTTCGCGTCAACGACAAGGGCAAGCCCtcccggcacggcacggcgctGGTGCACTTCTATGTCAATGAGACACTGGCCAACCGCACGCTGCTGGACACTCTAGTGGGGCACAGCCTGGACACACCGCTTGACATAGACATCGCTGGAGACCCTGAATACGAGCGCAGCAAGCAGCGAAGCAACATTCTCTTTGGAGTCATTGCTGGCATTGTGGCCGTCACCCTGGTCATCGTGCTGGTCATCCTGGTGCGCTACTGCCGGCAGCGGGAGGCCAAGAGCGGCTACCAGGCAGGCAAGAAGGAGACCAAGGACCTGTATGCACCCAAGCAGGCCAGCAAGAGCAGTAAGAGCAAGAGCAAGGTGAAGAAGAGCAAGTCCCCGAAGCCACCGAAGCCCacagaggatgaggaggagacGGGGCTGCAGAAATCACTTAAGTTCAACCTCATGAACGACTCTGTCAGCGACAGCCCCCGAATTCACCTGCCCCTCAACTACCCGCCGGGCAGCCCAGACCTGGGTCGCCACTACCGCTCCAACTCACCGCTGCCCTCCATCCAGCTGCAGCCTCAGTCACCCTCTGCCTCCAAGAAGCATCAAGTGGTGCAGGACCTGCCAGCCACCAACACCTTTGTTGGCACCGGGGACAGCAACTCGACAGGCTCCGAGCAGTACTCGGACTACAGCTACCGCACCAATCCCCAGAAATACACCAACAAGCAGGTAGGAGAGCTCATCCTGAGGCCGGCAGCGGCC CCCCCCCTGCACCAGGGAGCCATCTGGACAGAGGTGTGGGAGTGA